In a genomic window of Pseudomonas putida:
- a CDS encoding arylsulfatase, giving the protein MTGIRKWLPKAALLAASVMAFSATAGAADKPNILVIFGDDIGQTNISAYSFGVVGYKTPNIDRIAKEGMMFTDYYAENSCTAGRSTFITGQSALRTGLSKVGMPGVPVGLQARDVTIAQALKAKGYATGQFGKNHLGDKDEYLPTNHGFDEFFGNLYHLNAEEEPERPYWPKDDAAFVKAASPRGVIHSFADGKIEDTGPLNKKRMETIDDETTAAAQAFIEKQAKADKPFFVWMNTTRMHAFTHIRESMQGQSGMPGNDYADGMLEHDGDVGKLLKTLDDLKLTDNTIVVYTTDNGPNQWSWPDAATTPFRNEKNSNWEGAFRVPAMIRWPGHVKPGEVSTQMFSGLDWFPTLLAAVGDTDIKDRLLKGADVGGKNFKVHLDGYNQLDYLTGKTDKSARNEFFYFSDDGQLVNMRMGDWKIVYCEQRAPGGLKVWSEPFTCLRVPKLFNLRMDPYERADVVSDQYYDWLTKNDYLLMQATQKAAAFLQTFVDYPPSQRPASFSIDQIQADVDKKIEEKMKAAK; this is encoded by the coding sequence ATGACTGGCATACGCAAGTGGTTACCGAAGGCGGCCTTGCTGGCGGCTTCGGTCATGGCGTTCTCGGCGACAGCCGGGGCCGCCGATAAGCCCAACATCCTGGTAATTTTCGGCGACGACATCGGCCAGACCAACATCAGCGCCTACTCTTTCGGCGTGGTCGGCTACAAGACCCCCAACATCGACCGCATCGCCAAAGAAGGCATGATGTTCACCGACTACTACGCGGAGAACAGCTGCACGGCGGGACGTTCGACCTTCATCACCGGCCAGTCCGCACTGCGCACCGGCCTGTCCAAGGTGGGCATGCCGGGCGTGCCGGTGGGCTTGCAGGCCAGGGACGTGACCATTGCCCAGGCACTCAAGGCCAAGGGCTATGCAACGGGTCAGTTCGGCAAGAACCACTTGGGTGACAAGGACGAATACCTGCCGACCAACCACGGCTTTGACGAGTTTTTCGGCAACCTCTACCACCTCAATGCCGAAGAGGAACCGGAGCGTCCTTACTGGCCAAAAGATGATGCTGCGTTCGTCAAGGCGGCCTCGCCTCGCGGCGTGATCCACAGCTTCGCCGATGGCAAGATCGAAGACACCGGCCCGCTGAACAAAAAGCGCATGGAAACCATCGACGACGAAACCACGGCGGCGGCCCAGGCGTTCATCGAGAAACAGGCCAAGGCGGACAAACCGTTCTTCGTCTGGATGAACACCACTCGCATGCACGCCTTCACTCATATACGTGAATCCATGCAGGGCCAAAGTGGCATGCCAGGCAACGATTATGCCGACGGCATGCTTGAGCATGACGGCGACGTCGGCAAGTTGCTCAAGACACTGGATGACCTGAAGCTCACCGACAACACCATCGTGGTCTACACCACCGACAACGGCCCGAACCAATGGTCCTGGCCGGATGCGGCGACCACGCCGTTCCGCAACGAGAAGAACTCCAACTGGGAAGGCGCTTTCCGGGTACCGGCGATGATCCGCTGGCCCGGTCACGTCAAGCCGGGCGAAGTGTCGACCCAGATGTTTTCAGGGCTCGACTGGTTCCCGACCTTGCTGGCGGCGGTGGGCGATACCGACATCAAGGACCGCCTGCTCAAGGGTGCTGATGTCGGCGGGAAGAACTTCAAGGTGCATCTGGACGGTTACAACCAGCTGGACTACCTGACTGGCAAGACCGACAAGAGTGCGCGTAACGAGTTCTTCTACTTCAGCGATGATGGTCAGCTGGTGAATATGCGCATGGGCGATTGGAAGATCGTTTATTGCGAGCAGCGTGCACCTGGTGGCCTGAAGGTGTGGAGCGAACCCTTTACCTGCCTGCGGGTACCGAAGCTCTTCAACCTGCGCATGGACCCGTATGAGCGAGCCGACGTTGTGTCTGACCAATACTATGATTGGCTGACCAAGAACGACTACTTGCTGATGCAAGCCACTCAAAAGGCCGCAGCCTTCCTGCAAACCTTCGTCGACTACCCGCCTAGCCAACGCCCGGCGAGCTTCAGCATCGACCAGATCCAGGCTGACGTTGACAAGAAAATCGAGGAAAAAATGAAAGCCGCCAAGTAA
- a CDS encoding VWA domain-containing protein: MEINLSDFHFLRPLWLLLLPFAAVLPVLWRRSRDLQRRLRGNIAEHLLPHLLITPQDRQWLRPVHLASALLALGALAAAGPTWEQDRPDFLENRAPLIIAMDLSPSMDATDMQPSRLEAAKHKVHDLIQRRTGARNALIAYAGSAHLVLPPTDDPALLDTFIQALGTNLIDKPGKDVGAVIEQAKRLLAAEKSLGTLLLVTDGADTSALAGLDKQLDDSDLQVLILAVGNEDGGIIRDASGQPRTDSNGRPELGSFDQAALKQLASALDAPLGSLTLNDDDLDWVDLHAQQHFQSASDEQRELHWKDAGYWLCWPLLLIAFFSVRKGWSLNWMPALLLAVGLGMQPAPAQANALTDAFFTPDQQGRWAFEHEHYPQAAAHFTDPYWKAIAAYNAADFDLALASFARLQSPQAYFYLGNIYVRRFKFDQAIAAYTQALKLQPQFPEATANLALAIALQKDTESAEKNAPETKPDEIKMDKAPGKGQSRAVKTEQAASDEQWLQNLSTSPAKFLKQKFSLQDQLGARP, from the coding sequence ATGGAGATCAACCTCAGTGATTTCCACTTCCTGCGCCCGCTGTGGCTGTTATTGCTGCCTTTCGCCGCCGTGCTGCCAGTGCTCTGGCGCCGCAGCCGCGACCTGCAGCGGCGCCTGCGCGGCAACATCGCCGAACATCTGCTGCCCCACCTGCTGATCACGCCTCAGGACCGCCAATGGCTGCGCCCGGTGCATCTGGCCAGCGCGTTGCTGGCGCTCGGTGCACTGGCCGCCGCCGGGCCGACCTGGGAACAGGACCGACCGGACTTTCTGGAAAATCGTGCGCCGTTGATCATCGCCATGGATCTGTCGCCGTCGATGGACGCCACCGACATGCAGCCATCACGCCTGGAAGCGGCCAAGCACAAAGTCCATGACCTGATCCAGCGCCGCACCGGCGCGCGCAATGCCCTGATCGCCTACGCCGGCAGCGCGCATCTGGTGTTGCCACCGACTGACGACCCGGCGCTGCTCGATACCTTTATCCAGGCTCTGGGCACCAACCTGATCGACAAACCGGGGAAAGATGTCGGCGCGGTGATCGAACAGGCCAAGCGCCTGCTGGCCGCCGAAAAATCCCTCGGCACCCTGCTGCTGGTCACCGACGGCGCCGACACCTCGGCACTGGCCGGTCTCGATAAACAACTGGACGACAGCGACCTGCAGGTACTGATTCTGGCCGTCGGCAACGAAGACGGCGGGATTATCCGCGACGCCAGCGGCCAGCCGCGTACCGACAGTAACGGGCGTCCGGAGCTGGGCAGTTTCGATCAGGCCGCACTCAAGCAGCTTGCATCGGCACTGGATGCACCGCTGGGCAGCCTGACACTCAACGATGACGATCTGGATTGGGTCGACCTGCACGCCCAGCAGCACTTCCAGAGCGCCAGCGACGAACAGCGTGAATTGCACTGGAAGGACGCCGGTTATTGGCTGTGCTGGCCGCTGCTGCTGATCGCCTTTTTCAGTGTGCGCAAGGGCTGGAGCCTGAACTGGATGCCGGCCTTGTTACTGGCGGTCGGACTGGGTATGCAGCCTGCACCGGCGCAGGCCAATGCGCTCACCGACGCGTTTTTCACCCCGGACCAGCAAGGGCGCTGGGCCTTCGAGCACGAGCACTACCCTCAAGCCGCCGCGCACTTCACCGACCCGTACTGGAAAGCCATCGCCGCCTACAACGCCGCCGATTTCGACCTGGCCTTGGCCAGCTTCGCGCGCCTGCAATCGCCCCAGGCGTATTTCTATCTGGGCAACATTTATGTACGGCGCTTCAAGTTCGACCAAGCCATTGCCGCTTACACCCAGGCGTTGAAGTTGCAGCCGCAATTCCCTGAAGCCACGGCCAACCTTGCGCTGGCCATCGCCTTGCAGAAAGACACCGAAAGCGCGGAGAAGAACGCCCCCGAAACCAAACCCGACGAAATCAAAATGGACAAGGCGCCAGGCAAGGGCCAGAGCAGAGCCGTGAAGACTGAGCAAGCGGCGTCGGATGAGCAGTGGTTGCAGAATTTGAGTACATCGCCGGCGAAATTCCTCAAACAGAAGTTCAGTTTGCAGGATCAGTTGGGGGCCAGGCCATGA
- a CDS encoding HAD family hydrolase, protein MTNPISIRQHSGLKFLLTLALSLPLLVQAAEPLPSWNDGPSKKHIIEFVQAVTDQSSKDFVKPEDRIAVFDNDGTLWSEQPMYFEVLFALDEVKRTAAQHPEWKTTQPFQAVLENDHKALAATGMEGLMKIIAATHSGMTTEAFDDYAKTWLSQARHPKTGKPYTEMIFQPMLEMLDYLRSQDFKTYIVSGGDTGFMRAFAERVYGIPPEQVIGTTFVTTFDYKDGKASILRTPKLAHNDDGPGKPVSIDSVIGRRPILAFGNSDGDLQMLQWTAAGTGKRFMGLVHHTDAKREWAYDRESNIGRLDKALDEANNRGWTVVDMAAEWRRIYPFEATTGQVQ, encoded by the coding sequence ATGACGAACCCGATATCGATCCGCCAGCACTCAGGATTGAAATTTCTGCTGACTCTGGCACTGAGCCTGCCATTGCTGGTGCAGGCGGCCGAGCCGTTGCCCTCGTGGAATGACGGCCCATCGAAAAAGCACATCATCGAGTTCGTCCAGGCCGTGACCGACCAGAGCAGCAAGGACTTCGTCAAACCCGAGGATCGCATCGCCGTGTTCGACAACGACGGGACCTTGTGGAGCGAACAGCCGATGTACTTCGAGGTGCTGTTCGCCCTCGATGAAGTCAAGCGCACCGCGGCGCAGCACCCGGAATGGAAAACCACTCAACCGTTCCAGGCCGTTCTGGAAAACGACCACAAGGCGCTGGCGGCAACCGGTATGGAGGGCCTGATGAAAATCATCGCCGCCACCCACAGCGGCATGACCACCGAGGCTTTCGACGATTACGCCAAGACCTGGCTGAGCCAGGCCCGCCACCCGAAAACCGGCAAGCCCTACACCGAGATGATCTTCCAGCCGATGCTGGAAATGCTCGACTACCTGCGCAGCCAGGACTTCAAGACCTACATCGTCTCCGGTGGCGACACCGGCTTCATGCGCGCCTTTGCCGAAAGGGTCTACGGCATCCCGCCCGAGCAGGTGATCGGCACTACTTTTGTCACGACGTTCGATTACAAGGATGGCAAGGCCTCGATCCTGCGTACGCCAAAGCTGGCCCACAACGACGACGGCCCGGGTAAACCGGTGAGCATCGACAGCGTGATCGGGCGGCGACCGATTCTTGCGTTCGGCAACTCCGACGGCGACCTGCAAATGCTCCAGTGGACCGCAGCCGGCACAGGCAAACGTTTCATGGGGCTGGTGCATCACACCGACGCCAAACGTGAATGGGCTTACGACCGCGAATCGAATATCGGTCGTCTGGACAAGGCCCTGGACGAAGCAAACAACCGTGGCTGGACCGTGGTGGACATGGCTGCCGAATGGCGCCGGATCTACCCCTTCGAAGCCACGACCGGGCAAGTGCAGTAA
- a CDS encoding BatD family protein, translating into MIRQLDRVAAIASRLAPTGSLWRTQNHCGSEPARDGARSITPKLGALLIALISTCTLAAEPELRVQATLQPATSPMVGSVVQLQLDILTDTWFTDAPALPDLKLPGALVMPPDGHAEHLNQTLDGKSFSGMRFSYLITPNVAQGFDIPALTVHTTPGQATTELSAQSQPLHFTATQPPGFKPGEPVLVAQALRFTQNIVKPDTPLKVGDSLTRQLTLQADGALAMSLPTPKMGDISGLSGYPKNPQVGTLDDGRGHFTGGQRIDSITYRIDREAHYTLPAIEVKWWDTGSQQTRTAQVPAVDFDAVANNADRPVFSISEDLKKLGRQNRLHLSGFALNLLALVLGAGLLIWFARPLVHRAYLRWQARRRARHLAWLQSAEYAWRQIPPELDSKPPQLSALYLWTRRTRKGLKLTGLGPRLQALLRACYGRDPTKDQALLQLKESLTTLHSRADHNRESVAPALRPLNPVHEKDVP; encoded by the coding sequence ATGATCCGACAGTTAGACCGAGTCGCGGCCATCGCGAGCAGGCTCGCTCCTACAGGAAGCTTGTGGCGCACACAGAACCACTGTGGGAGCGAGCCTGCTCGCGATGGCGCCAGATCAATCACCCCAAAACTCGGCGCTTTGCTCATTGCTTTGATCAGCACCTGCACCCTCGCCGCCGAACCCGAACTGCGCGTCCAGGCCACCCTGCAACCCGCCACTTCTCCCATGGTCGGCAGCGTGGTCCAACTGCAGCTGGACATCCTCACCGACACCTGGTTCACCGACGCCCCCGCCCTGCCCGACCTGAAACTGCCGGGGGCGCTGGTCATGCCACCTGACGGCCATGCCGAACACCTGAACCAGACCCTCGATGGCAAATCGTTCAGCGGCATGCGTTTCAGCTACCTGATCACGCCAAACGTGGCGCAGGGTTTCGACATCCCCGCACTGACCGTCCACACCACACCCGGTCAGGCCACTACCGAGCTGAGTGCACAAAGCCAGCCGTTGCATTTCACCGCAACACAACCACCGGGCTTCAAGCCAGGAGAGCCGGTACTGGTGGCACAGGCGCTGCGTTTTACCCAAAACATCGTCAAGCCCGATACTCCCTTGAAAGTCGGCGACAGCCTTACCCGGCAATTGACCCTGCAGGCCGATGGCGCGCTGGCCATGTCGCTGCCGACGCCGAAAATGGGCGATATCAGCGGCCTCAGTGGTTATCCGAAAAATCCCCAGGTCGGCACCCTCGACGACGGCCGCGGCCACTTCACCGGTGGCCAGCGCATCGACAGCATCACTTACCGGATCGACCGCGAAGCCCACTACACCTTGCCCGCCATCGAAGTGAAATGGTGGGACACCGGCAGCCAACAGACCCGCACCGCGCAAGTCCCCGCCGTGGACTTCGACGCCGTGGCCAACAATGCCGATCGCCCGGTGTTCTCGATCAGCGAAGACCTGAAAAAACTCGGCCGGCAAAATCGACTGCACCTGTCGGGATTTGCCCTGAACTTGCTGGCACTGGTGTTGGGCGCCGGGTTGCTTATCTGGTTTGCACGGCCACTGGTTCATCGCGCTTATCTTCGTTGGCAGGCCCGGCGTCGCGCCCGACACCTGGCCTGGCTGCAATCGGCTGAATACGCCTGGCGGCAGATCCCGCCAGAACTCGATAGCAAACCGCCACAACTGAGTGCCCTCTACCTCTGGACCCGCCGTACCCGCAAGGGCTTGAAACTGACAGGGCTCGGCCCGCGCCTGCAAGCCCTGCTGCGTGCCTGTTACGGCCGCGATCCGACCAAAGATCAAGCACTGCTACAACTCAAGGAATCCTTGACTACGCTGCATAGTCGGGCAGACCACAACAGAGAATCAGTCGCTCCCGCACTGCGACCGCTCAACCCCGTCCATGAGAAGGATGTTCCATGA